In one window of bacterium DNA:
- a CDS encoding phosphomannomutase/phosphoglucomutase: MKIEKNIFREYDIRGVAGVDLTEEITFKIGQAYGSIAQEEKITKIAIGQDTRLSSPLLAESLIKGITSTGLDVLDLGICPTPSLYFALHQLEVGGGVMVTGSHNPPEYNGLKLCLGKEALYGEKIQEILRVTEEGNFKQGKGEVVKIDIISRYTQYLIDCFKDLSNDRRIKIVIDCGNGTAGLVVPKILKNLNCHLIELYTEPDGSFPHHHPDPTVPEYLQDLIQVTLKEGADLGIAYDGDADRIGVIDEEGNIIWGDKLMMIFSREILKFIPGAKFIGEVKCSDLLYQDIQRHGGIPIMWKTGHSLIKAKMKEEKAVLAGEMSGHIFFADRYFGFDDAIYTTCRLIEVLKKNKKKLSKFLADLPTTFNTPEIRVNCPDYLKFKIVKKIKEHFKRNYEVIEIDGARIKFPGGFGLIRASNTQPALVLRFEAALEKDLEEMRKTVEDHLSYLIKTYLMKPLFNKS, from the coding sequence ATGAAAATAGAGAAAAATATTTTTCGGGAATACGATATTAGAGGAGTAGCAGGTGTTGACTTAACAGAGGAAATAACATTCAAGATTGGTCAAGCTTATGGCTCGATAGCTCAAGAGGAGAAGATTACCAAGATAGCTATCGGTCAAGATACAAGATTGAGCTCTCCTTTACTTGCCGAAAGTTTAATTAAAGGAATTACTTCTACTGGGTTAGATGTTTTAGATTTAGGAATCTGCCCTACTCCCTCACTTTACTTTGCTCTTCATCAATTAGAGGTAGGAGGAGGAGTAATGGTTACCGGAAGTCATAATCCTCCAGAATACAATGGGTTAAAACTATGCTTAGGAAAAGAAGCCCTTTACGGAGAGAAGATTCAAGAAATTTTAAGAGTAACGGAAGAAGGAAATTTCAAACAAGGAAAAGGAGAAGTAGTTAAAATTGATATTATTTCAAGATATACTCAATATCTTATTGATTGTTTTAAGGATTTAAGCAATGATCGTAGAATAAAAATAGTTATTGATTGTGGTAATGGCACCGCCGGGCTAGTAGTACCAAAAATTCTTAAAAACTTAAACTGTCATTTAATAGAACTTTACACTGAACCTGATGGTAGTTTTCCTCACCATCACCCAGATCCTACGGTGCCTGAATATTTGCAAGACTTAATCCAAGTAACTTTAAAAGAAGGAGCTGATTTAGGTATTGCTTATGATGGTGATGCCGATAGAATTGGGGTGATTGATGAAGAGGGGAATATCATTTGGGGAGACAAATTAATGATGATCTTTTCTCGGGAAATACTAAAGTTTATTCCTGGTGCTAAATTTATTGGGGAGGTAAAATGTTCAGACCTTTTATATCAGGACATTCAAAGACATGGGGGAATACCGATAATGTGGAAGACGGGCCATTCTTTAATTAAGGCTAAGATGAAAGAAGAAAAAGCTGTCTTAGCAGGGGAAATGAGTGGTCATATCTTCTTTGCGGATCGTTATTTTGGCTTTGATGATGCGATTTACACCACTTGTAGATTAATTGAAGTTTTAAAAAAAAATAAGAAGAAGTTATCTAAATTTTTAGCTGACCTGCCCACTACTTTTAACACTCCAGAGATTAGGGTTAACTGCCCTGATTACTTAAAATTTAAGATAGTGAAGAAGATAAAAGAGCACTTTAAAAGAAATTATGAGGTTATTGAGATAGATGGAGCCCGCATTAAGTTTCCTGGTGGTTTTGGATTAATTAGAGCTTCTAATACCCAACCTGCCCTGGTCTTGAGGTTTGAAGCTGCTTTGGAAAAGGATCTTGAGGAGATGAGAAAGACAGTGGAAGATCATTTATCTTATCTCATTAAAACTTACCTTATGAAGCCACTCTTTAATAAAAGCTAA
- a CDS encoding mannose-1-phosphate guanylyltransferase: protein MYAIIMAGGQGTRFWPLSRVSSPKQVLKIVGNNTMIQDTVLRISSLIPLHHIYVVTNKRHLQKIKAQLKEICPKENLNFIIESVGKNTAPAIAVSAFYINEIDPQSIMVVLPADHIIQKKEEFLRLLRQAAEAARLGYLVTFGIKPNKPETGYGYIEGGEKISFGFKVKRFTEKPDLNAAKRYLKDPNYFWNGGIFVWQAKIILEEIKKYLPSLDERLNILRNASSQKEGLKKFYSEVEAISIDYAVMEHTDKALVIPADISWNDVGSWAALDEVAEKDQRGNIMVGANIIDINSQNSIIYGGEKLVATIGLKDIVVVVTKNAILVCPKDKSQEVKKIVDRLKEEKTIKYL, encoded by the coding sequence ATGTATGCAATAATTATGGCTGGAGGTCAAGGAACAAGATTTTGGCCTTTAAGTCGAGTGTCATCCCCTAAACAAGTACTTAAAATTGTCGGCAATAATACCATGATTCAAGATACAGTTTTACGTATCTCTTCTTTAATTCCTCTTCACCATATCTATGTAGTAACTAATAAAAGACATCTCCAGAAGATAAAAGCTCAATTAAAAGAGATCTGTCCAAAAGAGAACTTGAACTTTATTATTGAATCTGTGGGTAAAAATACGGCACCGGCTATTGCTGTTTCGGCTTTCTATATCAATGAAATTGATCCTCAATCAATAATGGTGGTGCTTCCTGCTGACCATATTATTCAAAAAAAGGAAGAATTTTTAAGATTACTAAGACAAGCAGCAGAAGCAGCTCGTCTTGGATATTTAGTTACTTTTGGCATAAAACCCAATAAACCAGAAACAGGGTATGGTTATATTGAAGGCGGGGAGAAGATCTCTTTTGGATTTAAAGTAAAAAGATTTACTGAAAAACCCGATCTTAATGCTGCTAAAAGATATTTAAAAGACCCAAATTATTTCTGGAATGGAGGAATCTTTGTTTGGCAAGCTAAGATAATCTTAGAAGAAATAAAGAAATATCTTCCTTCTCTGGATGAAAGATTAAATATCTTAAGGAATGCTTCCAGCCAAAAAGAAGGATTAAAGAAATTTTACTCTGAAGTAGAAGCTATTTCTATTGATTACGCCGTTATGGAACATACCGATAAGGCTTTGGTTATTCCTGCTGATATTAGTTGGAATGATGTAGGAAGTTGGGCGGCTTTAGATGAAGTTGCTGAAAAAGATCAAAGAGGTAATATTATGGTAGGAGCTAATATCATTGATATTAATAGCCAAAATTCTATCATTTATGGGGGTGAAAAATTAGTAGCCACCATAGGCTTAAAAGATATAGTGGTGGTAGTTACCAAAAATGCTATCCTGGTATGTCCTAAGGATAAATCTCAGGAAGTAAAAAAGATTGTAGACAGACTTAAAGAAGAGAAGACGATAAAATATTTGTAA
- a CDS encoding inositol monophosphatase, translating to MELKIEERKNLAILAAQQAGEILINNFGKISFVNSKEKRELVCNVDLESEGKIVSLIKKDFPEDNILGEEGKYPSSLSDFRWIIDALDGTHNYIHLIKIFGVSIALEYQEEVIFGVIYMPVTGEFYVGEKGGGAFLNGKKIKVSTKKKLKEATLIFDSRLTFNKKLMLSSLDTLVDRVFNLRMFGSTARSLTYLAEGKVDLEIEFSDQVWDFAAGLLLVEEAGGLATDFEGNRWTTNTKGFVVSNGLLHKEVLDPLSSLLLT from the coding sequence ATGGAATTAAAGATTGAAGAGAGAAAGAATTTAGCTATTTTAGCTGCTCAACAAGCTGGAGAAATCTTAATAAATAATTTTGGTAAGATTTCTTTTGTTAACTCTAAAGAAAAAAGAGAGTTAGTTTGTAATGTAGATTTAGAGTCAGAAGGAAAGATAGTAAGTTTAATAAAGAAAGATTTTCCAGAAGATAATATCTTAGGAGAAGAAGGTAAGTATCCTTCTTCTCTTTCTGATTTTAGATGGATAATAGATGCTTTAGATGGAACCCATAATTATATTCATCTTATAAAGATCTTTGGAGTATCCATCGCTTTGGAATACCAAGAAGAGGTAATTTTTGGAGTTATATATATGCCAGTAACAGGAGAGTTTTATGTAGGAGAAAAAGGGGGAGGTGCTTTTCTTAATGGAAAGAAGATTAAGGTTTCTACTAAGAAAAAGTTGAAAGAAGCTACTCTTATCTTTGACAGTCGGTTAACTTTTAATAAAAAGCTTATGCTCTCTTCTCTTGATACTCTTGTTGATAGGGTTTTTAATTTAAGAATGTTTGGTTCTACTGCTCGTAGTTTGACTTACTTAGCGGAAGGCAAAGTAGATCTAGAAATAGAATTTAGTGATCAAGTATGGGATTTTGCGGCTGGCCTTCTTCTGGTAGAAGAAGCAGGTGGATTGGCTACAGATTTTGAGGGAAATAGATGGACTACTAATACCAAGGGGTTTGTAGTCTCAAATGGATTACTTCATAAGGAAGTTTTAGACCCATTAAGCTCTCTCTTACTTACTTAA
- a CDS encoding CvpA family protein: MNGLDLALLVVLSISAIIGLWKGITRGIFSLIAIITGVVISSKYYLIVSIALHNYIKSSLWSNIVSFIIILTIITLIISLMGTLVKRLMGILALGWIDHLGGLAFGVVRGILIGGLVIMMMNIFPIEEGKKVLAKSTLSPHLLQVTKNLLSLLPEEFCYPFKDYL, encoded by the coding sequence ATGAATGGATTAGATCTTGCTCTTTTAGTAGTTCTAAGTATCAGTGCTATTATTGGACTTTGGAAAGGAATTACCCGGGGCATATTTTCTTTAATAGCTATCATTACAGGAGTTGTGATTTCAAGTAAGTATTATCTTATTGTAAGCATCGCTCTTCATAACTATATTAAGTCTAGTCTTTGGTCGAATATAGTAAGTTTTATTATTATATTGACAATCATCACTTTAATTATTAGTCTTATGGGAACCTTAGTTAAAAGATTAATGGGCATTTTAGCTTTAGGTTGGATAGATCATTTAGGTGGTTTAGCCTTTGGAGTGGTAAGGGGGATATTGATAGGCGGTTTAGTAATTATGATGATGAATATATTTCCTATTGAGGAAGGTAAAAAAGTATTGGCCAAATCTACCTTGTCTCCTCACTTACTTCAAGTAACAAAAAATCTTTTATCCTTATTGCCAGAAGAGTTTTGTTATCCTTTTAAAGATTATCTCTAA